In Wolbachia endosymbiont of Spodoptera picta, a single window of DNA contains:
- the miaB gene encoding tRNA (N6-isopentenyl adenosine(37)-C2)-methylthiotransferase MiaB, whose translation MKGLYIKTYGCQMNVYDSILMENIVKPLGFNVVSDVEQADLVILNTCHIREKAAEKLYSELGRIHSSRKERTIVVAGCVAQAEGEEVFKRAPFVDIVVGPQSIAALPELIVKASRSKGHIINTDFLEVAKFDKLPDECYGNSQGSSAFLAIQEGCDKFCTFCVVPYTRGAEYSRPVNEIFREILKLVANGAREINLLGQNVNAYHGECEEEVWDLGKLISHIAKIENLERIRYTTSHPRDMHESLYLVHAEEPKLMPFVHLPVQSGSNKILHAMNRKHTAEEYLEIIDRFRKLKPEIEFSSDFIVGFPGETEKDFEETMKLVEKVKYAQAYSFKYSPRPGTPGAERKDQVPEEVKTERLLRLQELISKQQLEFNQSMIGKTIPVLFSDKKGKHQNQIIGKSPYMQSVCVDDPDDKYKDKIVNVRILEARQNSLLGCAA comes from the coding sequence ATGAAAGGCCTATACATTAAAACTTACGGCTGTCAGATGAACGTTTATGACTCCATTTTAATGGAGAATATAGTTAAGCCTCTAGGATTCAACGTTGTTAGTGATGTAGAACAAGCTGATTTGGTGATATTGAATACTTGTCATATTAGAGAAAAGGCAGCAGAAAAGCTTTATTCAGAGCTTGGAAGAATTCATTCGTCAAGAAAAGAAAGGACCATAGTAGTGGCTGGATGTGTAGCGCAAGCAGAAGGGGAAGAGGTATTCAAAAGAGCTCCTTTTGTTGATATTGTTGTTGGTCCACAGAGTATCGCTGCTTTACCGGAATTGATAGTCAAAGCAAGTAGAAGTAAAGGTCATATAATAAATACTGACTTTCTTGAAGTTGCAAAGTTTGATAAATTGCCGGATGAATGTTATGGCAATAGCCAGGGGTCTTCTGCGTTTCTTGCCATACAAGAAGGTTGTGATAAATTTTGTACGTTTTGTGTGGTGCCTTACACTCGCGGGGCTGAGTATTCACGACCAGTAAATGAAATATTCCGTGAAATATTGAAGTTAGTTGCAAATGGGGCAAGGGAAATCAATTTGCTCGGTCAAAATGTTAATGCTTATCATGGAGAGTGCGAAGAAGAGGTCTGGGATTTAGGAAAATTAATTAGTCACATTGCTAAAATTGAAAACCTAGAAAGAATCCGCTACACAACTTCTCATCCAAGAGATATGCACGAATCTCTCTACTTGGTGCATGCGGAAGAGCCAAAACTCATGCCGTTTGTTCACCTACCTGTGCAGTCAGGTTCGAATAAAATATTGCATGCAATGAACAGGAAACACACTGCAGAGGAGTATTTGGAAATAATAGACAGATTTCGCAAATTGAAACCTGAAATCGAATTTTCTTCTGATTTTATTGTTGGTTTTCCTGGAGAAACTGAAAAAGATTTTGAGGAAACTATGAAGTTAGTAGAAAAAGTAAAGTACGCTCAGGCTTATAGTTTTAAATATAGCCCAAGGCCAGGAACGCCAGGGGCGGAAAGAAAAGATCAAGTACCAGAAGAGGTTAAAACAGAGCGTCTTCTTCGGTTACAGGAATTAATTAGCAAGCAACAACTTGAATTTAATCAGAGTATGATAGGAAAAACTATTCCTGTTCTATTCAGTGATAAAAAAGGTAAACACCAAAATCAAATTATTGGTAAAAGCCCATACATGCAATCAGTATGCGTTGATGATCCTGACGATAAATACAAAGATAAAATAGTAAATGTAAGGATATTGGAAGCTCGGCAAAATAGTTTGTTGGGATGCGCTGCCTAA
- the recJ gene encoding single-stranded-DNA-specific exonuclease RecJ produces the protein MLLDIEKRSITNALWKLQEADQREIFTLIQRFELPEILARILVVRGVNIENAHDFLHPLIRSLLPDPFHLLDMDKAVSHIIKAINNNENIAIFGDYDVDGATSSALINRYLRAIGTHSIIYIPDRVDEGYGLNTDALLQLKKNGIDLCISVDCGTLAYQPIEEARVFGLDIIVIDHHLGIEKLPSAVAVVNPNRLDESSPYNNLAAVGVSFLLIVALNRSLREQGFFTNKKEPDLFDLLDLVALGTVCDVMQITGLNRAFVLQGLKVMSARKNVGLRVLFDALGILEKPSVSRLGFSIGPCINAGGRIGEASLGARLLSTDDEEKAHSIALKLIDLNNARKMLENEAILEATTQAENFAHLGVNFIMVSGNWHQGIIGIIASRLKEQFHLPTIVISLNNGIGKASCRSISGVDIGAAVLSAKFTNLIIEGGGHSMAAGFSIEEDKISDLHDFFTERFANSTNDKIIKADGIVTAKAINLSLWNQLQRLEPFGVGNPEPRFIIQGAKIRKPEVIGVDHIKCFIADDNVMVKAIAFRCANTELGSAIMQGNVKAILGKISMNYWNGNEFIQFMIEDVLTIS, from the coding sequence ATGCTACTTGATATTGAAAAACGCAGCATAACAAATGCACTGTGGAAGTTACAAGAAGCAGATCAAAGGGAGATTTTTACTCTTATACAGAGATTTGAGTTGCCAGAAATATTAGCAAGAATATTAGTTGTTCGTGGTGTTAACATAGAAAATGCACATGACTTCTTACACCCACTAATCAGATCGCTATTACCAGATCCCTTTCACCTCCTTGATATGGATAAAGCTGTTTCTCACATAATAAAAGCAATAAACAATAATGAGAATATTGCAATATTTGGTGATTACGATGTTGATGGTGCAACGTCATCAGCATTGATTAATAGATACCTAAGAGCGATTGGGACACACTCTATAATCTATATTCCAGATCGTGTTGATGAGGGCTATGGATTGAACACAGATGCTTTATTACAACTTAAAAAGAATGGTATTGATTTATGTATTTCTGTTGATTGCGGTACGCTTGCATATCAACCAATAGAAGAGGCAAGGGTTTTTGGACTTGATATTATAGTTATCGATCATCACCTTGGTATAGAAAAATTACCAAGTGCTGTAGCAGTTGTTAATCCCAACCGCCTTGATGAGAGCTCTCCTTATAATAACTTAGCAGCAGTTGGAGTGTCATTTCTGCTAATTGTTGCTCTTAACAGAAGCCTACGTGAGCAAGGATTTTTTACCAACAAAAAAGAACCAGATTTATTTGATCTACTGGATTTGGTTGCTCTTGGAACTGTTTGCGATGTTATGCAGATTACAGGCCTAAATAGGGCTTTTGTTTTACAAGGATTAAAAGTTATGTCAGCAAGAAAAAATGTTGGCTTACGTGTTTTGTTTGACGCTTTGGGAATCCTTGAAAAACCAAGTGTTTCACGATTAGGGTTTAGTATTGGGCCATGTATAAATGCCGGAGGAAGAATTGGAGAAGCATCGCTCGGTGCAAGGTTGCTTTCCACTGATGATGAAGAAAAGGCGCATTCAATCGCGCTAAAACTAATAGATTTGAATAATGCAAGAAAAATGCTAGAAAATGAGGCTATTTTGGAAGCTACAACACAAGCGGAAAATTTTGCCCACTTAGGTGTAAATTTTATAATGGTAAGTGGTAATTGGCACCAGGGAATAATTGGTATCATTGCATCAAGACTAAAAGAGCAGTTTCACTTACCAACGATAGTGATATCTTTAAACAATGGAATAGGAAAAGCAAGCTGTAGGTCAATTTCTGGAGTAGATATTGGTGCTGCGGTTCTTTCTGCAAAATTTACCAACCTAATCATTGAAGGTGGTGGTCACAGTATGGCAGCAGGATTTTCGATTGAAGAAGATAAAATAAGTGATCTACATGATTTTTTTACTGAAAGATTTGCAAACTCTACAAATGACAAAATCATAAAAGCCGATGGCATAGTAACAGCTAAAGCAATAAACTTATCCCTTTGGAATCAATTGCAACGCTTAGAGCCATTTGGTGTTGGCAATCCTGAACCGAGATTCATCATTCAAGGAGCAAAGATAAGAAAGCCGGAAGTTATAGGAGTTGACCATATAAAATGTTTTATTGCTGACGATAATGTTATGGTCAAAGCTATTGCGTTTCGCTGTGCAAATACTGAGCTTGGCTCTGCTATTATGCAGGGTAATGTTAAAGCCATTTTGGGTAAAATCTCTATGAATTACTGGAATGGCAATGAATTTATACAATTTATGATAGAAGATGTCTTAACCATTAGTTAA
- a CDS encoding NADH-quinone oxidoreductase subunit D produces the protein MPDLKTMMLNFGPQHPAAHGVLRLVLEMDGEVIERADPHIGLLHRGTEKLIEHKTYLQALPYFDRLDYVSPMSQEHAYSLCVEKLLQCEVPIRAKYLRVLFCELTRILNHLLNISSQALDVGAMTPLLWLFEEREKILEFYERASGARFHAAYIRPGGLAADIPEGLIEDIAKFIEQFPRYIDDVDELLTENRIWKQRTVGISEISIKQALDWGFTGPMLRAAGLAWDLRKSQPYEIYDQLDFDIPIGQNGDCYDRYLVRMAEIRQSISLVKQCIEKIPEGPIKTEDRKISPPPRAEMKESMEAMIHHFKLYSEGYHVPEGEAYVAVEAPKGEFGVYIVSDGTNRPYRCRIRAPGFAHLQALDFMAKGHMLADIAAIIGSLDIVFGEIDR, from the coding sequence ATGCCAGATCTAAAGACAATGATGCTAAACTTTGGCCCTCAGCACCCAGCTGCACATGGGGTGCTACGTCTTGTTTTAGAAATGGATGGTGAAGTGATCGAGAGGGCAGATCCCCACATTGGACTTTTGCATCGCGGCACTGAGAAGTTAATAGAACATAAAACGTATCTTCAAGCTCTGCCTTATTTTGACCGCCTTGATTATGTGTCACCAATGTCACAAGAGCATGCATATTCGTTATGTGTAGAAAAATTATTGCAGTGCGAAGTTCCGATTAGGGCAAAATATTTGCGTGTTCTATTTTGTGAGCTGACAAGAATACTAAATCATTTACTAAATATCTCTTCCCAAGCACTTGATGTTGGGGCGATGACTCCTCTTTTATGGCTCTTTGAAGAGAGAGAAAAAATACTCGAGTTCTATGAAAGGGCCTCAGGTGCAAGATTTCACGCAGCTTATATAAGGCCAGGTGGACTTGCAGCAGATATCCCAGAAGGTTTGATTGAAGATATTGCAAAATTTATAGAGCAATTTCCAAGGTATATAGATGATGTTGATGAGCTTCTAACAGAAAATAGGATATGGAAGCAACGCACTGTAGGAATTAGTGAAATATCAATAAAACAGGCGCTTGATTGGGGCTTTACTGGACCAATGCTCCGTGCTGCTGGACTTGCTTGGGACTTGCGAAAAAGCCAGCCATATGAGATATATGATCAGTTAGATTTTGATATACCAATCGGTCAAAATGGTGACTGTTATGACCGTTATTTAGTAAGAATGGCGGAGATTAGGCAATCTATCAGCTTGGTGAAGCAATGCATAGAGAAGATACCTGAAGGGCCAATAAAAACTGAAGATAGAAAAATTTCTCCACCGCCAAGAGCGGAAATGAAAGAATCCATGGAAGCTATGATTCATCATTTTAAGCTTTATTCAGAAGGATATCACGTGCCAGAGGGTGAGGCTTACGTAGCTGTTGAAGCGCCAAAAGGTGAGTTTGGAGTATATATAGTTTCAGATGGTACCAATAGACCTTATAGATGTCGAATAAGAGCACCTGGCTTTGCGCATTTACAGGCCTTAGATTTCATGGCAAAAGGACACATGCTTGCTGACATTGCAGCAATTATCGGTTCACTCGACATAGTCTTTGGTGAGATTGATAGGTAA
- a CDS encoding cytochrome b: protein MKNNKYSLGLRIIHWLMSALIIGMLYSGLYMKSLPISSEIKFSIYAIHKACGITVFGLIIVRIFFRVFTYVPQLPASFSRFVINASKTIHFGLYFLMVLMPLSGYVMSSASSKEIKYFVHIPLLINENKELASAANQLHSMLAYLMIVFITLHILGALKHTFIDKQNIFKRMI from the coding sequence ATGAAAAACAATAAATATAGTTTAGGCTTAAGGATCATTCATTGGTTAATGTCTGCTCTTATTATTGGTATGCTTTATTCTGGACTGTACATGAAAAGTTTGCCGATTAGCAGTGAAATTAAATTCAGCATATACGCTATTCATAAGGCTTGTGGTATCACCGTTTTTGGATTAATTATAGTACGTATATTTTTTCGTGTCTTTACTTATGTTCCTCAATTACCGGCAAGTTTTTCTCGGTTCGTAATTAATGCGAGCAAAACGATACACTTTGGTTTGTATTTTTTGATGGTGCTAATGCCATTATCTGGTTATGTCATGTCTTCTGCTTCTAGTAAAGAGATCAAATATTTTGTTCATATCCCTTTGTTAATCAATGAAAACAAAGAGCTAGCTAGTGCAGCTAATCAGCTACATTCGATGCTTGCATATCTTATGATAGTCTTTATAACCTTGCATATACTTGGTGCTTTAAAACACACATTTATAGATAAACAAAACATTTTTAAACGTATGATATAG
- a CDS encoding NAD(P)H-dependent flavin oxidoreductase — protein MLSNLWKKGTNFLGSEFAVMGGAMSWVSERNLVSAISNAGGFGVIACGAMFPDLLKKEIIETQKLTHKPFGVNLITMHPNLSELIDICIETKVSHVVLAGGLPTKPNIAKIKNAGIKVMCFAPALSLAKRLVNMGVDALIIEGMEAGGHIGPVSTSVLAQEILPHFKNEKTPVFVAGGIGRGEMIVNYLEMGASGCQIGTLFVCTNESIAHKNFKEVFIKSAARNAVSSVQISADFPVIPVRAIANKASDDFMKHQRDIIDKYQNGEISKEEGQLEIEKFWAGALRRAVIDGDVETGSLMAGQSVVMVDREKPVKEVIDILVQQASNYVEM, from the coding sequence ATGTTGAGCAACCTTTGGAAGAAAGGAACGAATTTTCTCGGTAGTGAGTTTGCAGTAATGGGTGGTGCTATGAGCTGGGTTTCAGAGAGAAATTTAGTTTCAGCAATCTCAAATGCCGGTGGTTTTGGTGTAATTGCATGTGGTGCAATGTTTCCAGACTTACTGAAAAAAGAAATCATAGAGACACAGAAATTAACTCATAAGCCATTTGGTGTCAATCTAATTACTATGCACCCAAATTTGAGTGAGTTAATAGATATATGCATTGAAACAAAAGTAAGCCATGTAGTTCTTGCTGGCGGATTACCAACAAAACCTAATATAGCAAAAATCAAGAATGCAGGCATTAAAGTTATGTGCTTTGCACCAGCATTAAGCCTTGCGAAAAGGTTAGTAAACATGGGAGTAGATGCGTTAATAATAGAAGGTATGGAAGCAGGAGGACATATCGGTCCTGTTAGCACTTCTGTTCTCGCACAAGAGATATTACCTCATTTTAAAAATGAGAAAACACCGGTGTTTGTTGCAGGTGGAATAGGAAGAGGCGAAATGATAGTGAACTACCTAGAAATGGGAGCAAGTGGCTGTCAAATAGGTACATTATTTGTCTGCACGAATGAGTCAATCGCTCACAAAAATTTTAAAGAAGTATTCATCAAATCAGCTGCACGTAATGCTGTATCTTCTGTGCAGATTAGTGCTGATTTCCCTGTAATTCCAGTAAGAGCTATAGCCAACAAAGCAAGTGATGATTTTATGAAGCATCAAAGAGACATTATCGATAAATATCAAAATGGAGAAATCTCAAAAGAAGAGGGGCAACTTGAAATAGAAAAGTTCTGGGCTGGAGCTTTAAGAAGAGCAGTAATTGATGGAGATGTTGAAACAGGATCTTTAATGGCTGGTCAAAGTGTTGTCATGGTTGATAGAGAAAAGCCTGTAAAAGAAGTAATAGATATACTAGTTCAACAGGCAAGCAATTATGTTGAAATGTAA
- a CDS encoding DUF350 domain-containing protein, with protein MLSRFAKHQKSKEDINQQLYNAIYKKVTKKTHNNESPKKGDGTIAKCIELFNKGAAPNVLIELEKSLRKQEKYYNYYTEKFLPELEKEVMGSEVGLPVFKNEIEQSQGSPTRRGKILGIISRITNKSSDKNHSSSVIQNQKDRQGNAMELFNKQSLSGEVEIPKNSGINPLEKDSLAKGVSGKGTPGIYNPLRSSGCYGVLTTPTSEQLQARGPVEVPSGANTSKLSSSSDLDSGINSSSLASSSRRNSLTSVTSISSEESVHLKLNPAEEDNSLQLEDEGKTKLAHPNKTRPKGPSGRISPSKHYKKTEEGPHCVISVTGSKVKDTMQSNNYKNSSKNKNLHVALVTSSALLAIGCIVAGAMTSGLVGAGLFVVAAVFATAAAAEFCSNILSSKLTSISVSPLVDNKELTR; from the coding sequence ATGCTAAGTCGTTTTGCAAAACATCAGAAGAGTAAAGAAGATATTAATCAACAATTGTACAATGCTATATACAAAAAGGTCACAAAAAAAACACATAATAATGAAAGTCCAAAAAAGGGAGATGGAACTATCGCAAAATGCATAGAGTTGTTCAACAAAGGAGCTGCTCCCAACGTATTAATTGAATTAGAAAAGTCATTGAGAAAACAAGAAAAATATTATAATTATTACACCGAGAAATTTCTTCCAGAATTGGAAAAAGAAGTAATGGGATCAGAAGTCGGACTTCCAGTATTTAAGAATGAAATAGAACAATCACAAGGATCACCAACAAGAAGAGGAAAAATATTAGGAATAATTTCAAGGATTACTAATAAAAGTAGTGACAAAAATCATTCTAGTAGCGTTATTCAAAATCAAAAAGATAGACAAGGTAATGCTATGGAACTATTTAACAAACAAAGTCTTTCTGGTGAAGTTGAAATTCCCAAAAATTCAGGTATTAATCCTCTGGAAAAGGATTCTTTAGCTAAGGGTGTAAGTGGAAAAGGAACCCCTGGAATATATAATCCCTTGAGAAGTTCAGGTTGTTATGGTGTTTTAACAACTCCTACATCAGAACAATTGCAAGCAAGAGGTCCTGTAGAAGTGCCAAGCGGTGCAAATACTTCTAAACTCAGTAGTAGTAGTGATTTAGATAGTGGAATAAATTCATCTAGCTTGGCATCAAGTAGCAGAAGGAACAGCTTAACTTCAGTAACAAGCATTTCATCTGAGGAAAGTGTACACTTAAAATTAAACCCTGCTGAGGAAGATAATAGTTTGCAACTAGAAGATGAAGGAAAAACAAAATTAGCACATCCGAACAAAACAAGGCCCAAAGGCCCAAGCGGCAGAATATCCCCTTCTAAACATTATAAGAAGACTGAAGAAGGGCCTCATTGTGTGATCTCAGTGACAGGCAGTAAGGTAAAAGATACAATGCAATCCAATAATTATAAAAATAGTAGTAAAAACAAAAATCTTCACGTCGCACTTGTAACAAGTTCTGCTCTCTTAGCAATAGGGTGCATTGTTGCAGGAGCAATGACATCAGGATTAGTAGGAGCAGGACTGTTTGTGGTGGCTGCAGTGTTTGCTACAGCAGCTGCTGCTGAATTTTGTTCAAATATTCTGTCAAGTAAATTGACATCCATTAGTGTGAGTCCTCTTGTTGATAATAAAGAGCTAACACGGTGA
- a CDS encoding VirB4 family type IV secretion/conjugal transfer ATPase yields MQPKVPATSSNSEKKNNLALLESINLDFIPYACQYDEETILTKQGELLKIIKLEDYSSVDNYGDLRTEIRKSISKNIKSLYFTVWIHTVRKRNKLSLQWNKTADFSDQLHSTWFNKLVDSKLQYINELYIVVLLSDFGKHINNAFFFGGIKNRHKLFLQKNHQELQKITDLIQKDLEPFGAKKLGLRSSEGKIYSQMMEFLHYIITLTHKDYPICERDLSQHVKNLKVAFGFNKFQTSFEGQQKFGSIFCIKEYREIPLENIDRCLQLDSELIITEIIIFTSNNKVVKEFKKQINILQISEDNTLLQNSGINEIIELEKISAMDFCQQKIIVTIFADDKNRLAKNISDLSSVMSLIGLMMFRTDLHMENHFWAQLPGNFAFVTQPKNILEKYACSFAMLHDFTSGTLKGGRWKEAVTVFFSKKGSPYFFNFHGKKNNGHTTILGAPNSGRTSLINFLLSESRKFNPRIVILDNTGKSIIFTKAVSGQYYIIDPKYKDKSLKFNPLNIENSASNRNMLVELIKRMVADASLVDVEEKTKKIVDSIFAIPRESRSISQISEVLLLLGGKISKWCGDGEFAYLFQDGDESDIDWGTKTISLNTANLTKQKECMSVILYYFLYSFEAKCDGSPAILVLDEAWEISNIFPTEGEFDDWMQRMTKLNVVVILSTENLNLAFASKFTQYLDKHVDTRILMPNINANRLYMKAFSLSKEELNVILQTPTQEGLFLIKQYKGLVTLNLDLKNMKEIHVLSANKETIKYMYEAIKEKGEKVSKWLPAFYEKCKA; encoded by the coding sequence ATGCAACCAAAAGTACCAGCCACTAGCTCTAATTCTGAAAAAAAGAACAATTTAGCGTTACTAGAAAGTATTAATTTAGATTTTATCCCTTATGCTTGCCAATACGATGAAGAAACTATACTAACAAAACAGGGGGAATTATTAAAAATAATCAAATTAGAAGACTATTCTTCAGTTGATAACTATGGTGATCTTAGAACTGAAATTAGAAAAAGTATATCAAAAAATATCAAGAGTTTATATTTTACCGTTTGGATTCACACTGTCCGTAAGCGCAATAAACTGAGCTTACAGTGGAATAAAACTGCAGACTTTTCCGATCAGCTACACTCAACGTGGTTTAATAAACTAGTTGATAGTAAACTACAGTATATAAATGAATTGTACATTGTGGTGTTACTTAGTGATTTTGGCAAACATATTAATAATGCATTTTTTTTTGGCGGGATAAAGAATAGGCACAAGTTATTTTTACAAAAAAATCATCAAGAATTACAAAAAATAACTGACCTGATTCAAAAAGATTTAGAACCTTTTGGAGCTAAAAAACTGGGCCTTAGGTCTAGTGAAGGCAAAATATATTCTCAAATGATGGAATTTCTCCATTACATTATTACATTAACGCACAAAGATTATCCAATATGTGAAAGGGATCTATCGCAGCATGTTAAAAATTTAAAAGTAGCTTTTGGTTTCAATAAATTTCAAACATCGTTTGAAGGTCAACAGAAGTTTGGTTCTATTTTTTGCATAAAGGAATATCGAGAAATCCCCTTAGAAAATATAGATAGGTGTTTGCAACTTGACTCTGAGCTTATCATCACAGAAATAATAATATTTACTAGTAATAATAAAGTAGTAAAAGAATTTAAAAAACAAATTAATATACTGCAAATCAGTGAGGACAATACCTTACTTCAAAACTCAGGAATAAATGAAATAATAGAGCTTGAAAAAATTTCTGCTATGGATTTTTGTCAACAGAAAATTATTGTTACAATCTTTGCAGATGATAAGAATAGGTTAGCTAAAAATATCAGCGATTTATCCTCTGTAATGTCGTTAATCGGGTTGATGATGTTTAGAACTGATCTGCACATGGAAAATCATTTTTGGGCACAGCTTCCTGGAAACTTTGCTTTTGTTACACAACCAAAAAATATATTAGAAAAATATGCTTGCAGCTTTGCTATGTTGCATGATTTTACATCAGGTACGTTAAAAGGAGGAAGATGGAAAGAAGCAGTAACAGTTTTTTTTTCAAAAAAAGGCAGTCCTTACTTTTTTAACTTTCATGGAAAGAAAAATAATGGTCATACCACAATACTTGGAGCTCCAAATTCAGGTAGAACCTCACTGATCAATTTCTTACTTTCGGAATCAAGAAAATTTAACCCTAGGATTGTTATATTGGATAATACTGGAAAATCAATAATATTTACTAAAGCAGTAAGCGGTCAATATTACATAATTGATCCAAAATATAAAGATAAAAGTCTAAAATTCAACCCACTGAACATTGAAAATAGTGCTTCTAATCGCAATATGCTTGTTGAATTGATCAAAAGGATGGTTGCAGATGCAAGTTTGGTAGACGTAGAAGAAAAGACAAAAAAAATTGTAGATTCTATATTTGCTATACCAAGAGAATCGCGATCTATTTCTCAAATTTCTGAAGTGCTTTTACTTCTTGGGGGTAAAATAAGTAAATGGTGTGGTGATGGTGAATTTGCTTACTTATTCCAAGATGGTGATGAGTCAGACATTGACTGGGGAACAAAAACTATATCCCTCAATACTGCAAATCTCACTAAGCAAAAAGAATGTATGTCCGTGATACTTTACTATTTCTTATACTCTTTCGAAGCAAAATGTGATGGCTCACCTGCAATACTTGTTTTGGATGAAGCATGGGAGATAAGTAATATTTTTCCTACAGAGGGAGAGTTTGACGACTGGATGCAAAGAATGACAAAGTTAAATGTTGTAGTAATTCTAAGTACTGAAAACTTAAACCTAGCATTTGCTAGCAAGTTTACTCAATATTTAGATAAGCATGTCGATACGAGAATCCTGATGCCGAACATAAATGCAAACAGGTTATACATGAAAGCATTTTCTCTGTCGAAAGAGGAACTGAATGTCATTTTGCAAACACCAACACAGGAAGGTTTATTTTTGATAAAGCAATACAAAGGTTTAGTAACTTTAAATCTAGATTTGAAGAATATGAAAGAAATACATGTACTTTCAGCTAATAAAGAGACTATAAAGTATATGTATGAAGCAATAAAGGAAAAAGGCGAAAAAGTGAGTAAGTGGTTACCGGCGTTCTATGAAAAATGTAAAGCTTAA